One region of Microbacterium sp. M28 genomic DNA includes:
- the gcvP gene encoding aminomethyl-transferring glycine dehydrogenase, with protein MLDALGITDAEAPVEQLMRQAVPASILSPTPTPDSAGALPGASGLGAPAPGDTIIPAAASEAEALAELRALAARNTVNTPMIGLGYYGTITPSVIQRNVLENPSWYTAYTPYQPEISQGRLEALINFQTMVSELTGLTTANASMLDESTAVAEGMLLARRASKATTNVFVVDSGAFPQTKALLATRADAVGIELVERDLAAGEALPDELFGVFVQYPAASGLVWDPSAVIDAAHVAGGLAVVAADLLALTLIASPGSLGADVAVGTTQRFGVPMGFGGPHAGYMAVRQGLERQLPGRLVGVSVDADGKPAYRLSLQTREQHIRREKATSNICTAQVLLAVMASMYAVYHGPDGLRAIASETAAKAALLRDWLVEAGVEIAFDAFFDTLSLRVPGRAAEYAEQAHHGYGILFHVADGDTLGISVDETTTVAELHQIAMVFGGRQERAFGLTGDANALPGALRRQDEYLTHPVFHVHRSETAMMRYLKSLADRDYALDRGMIPLGSCTMKLNAATEMAAITWPEFAGIHPFAPASDVAGYLELIDQLEGWLAEVTGYDAVSLQPNAGSQGELAGLLAIRGFHLANGDDHRTVCLIPSSAHGTNAASAVLAGMKVVVVACDELGNVDLDDLRAKIAANADELSALMITYPSTHGVYEQQVVEITSAVHDAGGQVYVDGANLNALLGYARFGDLGGDVSHLNLHKTFAIPHGGGGPGVGPVAAKAHLAPFLPSHPLAQRAEHFGGFVFDGGVVSAAPYGSAGILPISWAYVRMMGAAGLRDATAAAVLSANYIAERLREHFPVLYTGENGRVAHECILDLCPLKEATGITVDDVAKRLIDYGFHAPTMSFPVPGTLMVEPTESEDLGEIERFIEAMIMIKAEAEAVAAGRWGAGDNPLVNAPHTAVSLIAGEWNHSYTREEAAYPVPALVAGKYWPPVRRIDQAYGDRNLVCACPPIEAFA; from the coding sequence ATGCTCGACGCGCTCGGCATCACGGATGCCGAAGCTCCCGTCGAGCAGCTGATGCGCCAGGCCGTTCCCGCGTCCATCTTGTCCCCTACGCCCACTCCAGACAGCGCTGGCGCGCTGCCCGGAGCCTCCGGGCTCGGGGCCCCTGCACCGGGTGACACGATCATCCCCGCCGCCGCCAGCGAGGCCGAAGCGCTCGCCGAGCTGCGTGCGCTCGCCGCCCGCAACACCGTCAACACGCCGATGATCGGTCTGGGCTACTACGGCACGATCACGCCGAGCGTCATCCAGCGCAACGTCCTGGAGAACCCGTCCTGGTACACGGCGTACACGCCGTATCAGCCCGAGATCTCGCAGGGACGGCTCGAGGCGCTGATCAACTTCCAGACCATGGTCTCCGAGCTGACGGGGCTGACGACCGCGAACGCGTCCATGCTGGACGAGTCGACGGCCGTCGCCGAGGGGATGCTGCTGGCGCGGCGCGCGTCGAAGGCCACCACGAACGTGTTCGTGGTCGACTCCGGTGCGTTCCCGCAGACCAAGGCGCTGCTCGCCACCCGCGCGGATGCCGTCGGCATCGAACTCGTCGAGCGCGATCTCGCCGCAGGCGAGGCGCTGCCGGATGAGCTGTTCGGAGTGTTCGTGCAGTACCCGGCCGCCTCCGGACTCGTGTGGGACCCGTCGGCGGTGATCGACGCGGCTCACGTCGCCGGAGGCCTCGCCGTCGTCGCGGCGGACCTCCTGGCGCTCACCCTGATCGCCTCGCCCGGATCGCTCGGCGCGGACGTCGCCGTCGGCACGACGCAGCGCTTCGGCGTTCCGATGGGCTTCGGCGGACCGCACGCCGGGTACATGGCCGTTCGTCAGGGCCTCGAGCGGCAGCTCCCCGGCCGCCTCGTCGGCGTCTCGGTGGATGCCGACGGCAAGCCGGCCTACCGTCTGTCGCTGCAGACGCGCGAGCAGCACATCCGCCGCGAGAAGGCGACGAGCAACATCTGCACCGCGCAGGTGCTGCTGGCCGTCATGGCCTCGATGTACGCGGTCTATCACGGCCCAGACGGACTGCGGGCGATCGCATCCGAGACGGCGGCGAAGGCCGCCCTGCTGCGCGACTGGCTCGTGGAAGCCGGCGTCGAGATCGCCTTCGACGCCTTCTTCGACACACTGTCGCTGCGTGTGCCCGGCCGTGCAGCCGAGTACGCTGAGCAGGCGCACCACGGCTACGGCATCCTGTTCCACGTCGCGGACGGTGACACGCTCGGCATCTCGGTCGACGAGACGACCACTGTCGCGGAGCTGCACCAGATCGCCATGGTGTTCGGCGGCAGGCAGGAGCGGGCTTTCGGACTCACCGGCGACGCCAACGCGCTGCCGGGCGCGCTGCGTCGCCAGGACGAGTACCTGACGCACCCGGTGTTCCACGTGCACCGCTCCGAGACCGCCATGATGCGGTACCTCAAGAGTCTCGCAGACCGCGACTACGCGCTCGATCGCGGCATGATCCCGCTGGGGTCGTGCACGATGAAGCTGAACGCGGCGACCGAGATGGCCGCGATCACGTGGCCGGAGTTCGCGGGCATCCACCCGTTCGCCCCGGCATCCGACGTCGCCGGCTACCTGGAGCTCATCGATCAGCTCGAGGGCTGGCTCGCCGAGGTCACCGGATACGACGCCGTCTCGCTGCAGCCGAACGCCGGTTCGCAGGGCGAGCTCGCCGGGCTCCTGGCGATCCGCGGGTTCCACCTCGCGAACGGCGACGACCACCGCACGGTGTGCCTCATCCCGTCGTCCGCGCACGGCACGAACGCGGCATCCGCGGTCCTTGCCGGGATGAAGGTCGTCGTGGTGGCCTGCGACGAGCTCGGAAACGTCGACCTGGACGATCTGCGCGCCAAGATCGCCGCCAACGCGGACGAGCTGTCGGCTCTGATGATCACGTATCCGTCGACGCACGGCGTCTACGAGCAGCAGGTGGTCGAGATCACCTCCGCCGTGCATGACGCCGGCGGACAGGTGTACGTCGACGGTGCGAACCTCAACGCGCTGCTCGGCTACGCCCGGTTCGGCGACCTGGGCGGAGACGTCTCGCACCTGAACCTGCACAAGACGTTCGCGATCCCGCACGGCGGCGGCGGACCCGGTGTGGGTCCGGTGGCGGCCAAGGCGCACCTGGCGCCGTTCCTGCCCTCGCACCCTCTCGCCCAGCGCGCGGAGCACTTCGGCGGATTCGTCTTCGACGGCGGCGTCGTCTCGGCGGCTCCTTACGGATCAGCAGGCATCCTGCCGATCTCGTGGGCGTACGTGCGGATGATGGGTGCGGCAGGGCTGCGCGACGCGACGGCTGCGGCTGTCCTGTCGGCGAACTACATCGCCGAGCGTCTGCGCGAGCACTTCCCGGTGCTGTACACGGGCGAGAACGGTCGCGTCGCGCACGAGTGCATCCTGGATCTGTGTCCGCTCAAGGAGGCGACCGGCATCACGGTCGACGATGTCGCCAAGCGCCTCATCGACTACGGCTTCCACGCGCCGACGATGTCGTTCCCGGTCCCTGGGACTCTGATGGTCGAGCCGACGGAGTCCGAGGATCTCGGCGAGATCGAGCGGTTCATCGAGGCCATGATCATGATCAAGGCCGAAGCGGAAGCCGTGGCCGCCGGTCGCTGGGGTGCCGGTGACAACCCGCTCGTGAACGCGCCGCACACCGCTGTGTCTCTGATCGCGGGGGAGTGGAACCACTCCTACACCCGTGAGGAGGCTGCGTACCCTGTGCCGGCGCTCGTCGCAGGGAAGTACTGGCCGCCGGTGCGGCGCATCGATCAGGCGTACGGCGACCGCAACCTCGTGTGCGCGTGCCCGCCGATCGAGGCGTTCGCCTGA
- a CDS encoding TetR/AcrR family transcriptional regulator — MIEAGSKQETLRTRRVDSSDRRVLKTRRKLLDAFRRLVDADEVRTAGVARIVREAGTTRSSFYAHFSGIGDLAATALSDFSESLIAQARVAIVDGASKTAVNRQVLLDIARFIADHRTTYGVLLTSDPAFVEGFATGLTESVLITLRTRVTLAADPEVTARYIAAGTLAAISWWLTDGRERTAEELADALIAIAPPDLRD, encoded by the coding sequence ATGATCGAGGCCGGATCCAAACAGGAGACCCTGCGGACGCGACGCGTGGACAGCAGCGATCGACGCGTGCTCAAGACGCGACGGAAGCTGCTCGACGCGTTCAGAAGGCTCGTCGACGCCGACGAAGTGCGCACGGCCGGGGTGGCGAGGATCGTTCGAGAGGCGGGGACGACCCGGTCCTCGTTCTATGCGCACTTCTCCGGGATCGGCGACCTCGCTGCGACGGCGCTCAGCGACTTCAGCGAATCGCTGATCGCCCAGGCCCGCGTCGCGATCGTCGATGGCGCGTCCAAGACCGCGGTCAACCGGCAGGTGCTGTTGGACATCGCCCGCTTCATCGCCGACCACCGCACGACCTACGGCGTACTGCTCACGTCCGACCCGGCCTTCGTCGAAGGCTTCGCAACCGGACTCACCGAGTCGGTGCTCATCACCCTGCGCACGCGAGTGACGCTCGCCGCGGACCCGGAGGTCACAGCCCGCTATATCGCTGCCGGGACGCTCGCTGCGATCTCCTGGTGGTTGACGGACGGTCGCGAACGCACGGCGGAAGAGCTGGCCGACGCGTTGATCGCGATCGCACCGCCTGATCTGCGCGACTGA
- a CDS encoding amidohydrolase: MITETTTTVADIAPIVDELSPRFVRLSDDIWAEPELRWEEHASMAKQIAAAEEFGGRITRAAGGVPTAFSAEWGAGSPVIAFLGEYDALAGLSQAAGATERTPDPDSGSDAGHGCHHNLLGSGSLLAAVAAARHLETAGLPGTVRYYGCPAEEGAAGKTFMVAAGAFDDVDAAVTNHPMPLASAAQWKTLAYTQAYFRFRGLAAHAGANPQHGRSALDAAELMNVGVNFLREHMDDTDRIHYAFVDAGGTSANVVQATAELYYIVRSPTVARMRTLYERVKKVAHGAAMMTETEVEIEFDGACAEVLPNATLEKHMQAVFEELGGVDFDEADQAYGRVLSAGLPDGAAEAMKRQLGIPADSPAYFDGVLPLPPAALRPQMTGSTDVGDVSWVTPTVQMGAGTAIVGTPGHSWQMVAQGKTAAAHKGMIHGAKVMAATAIDLFTDAELLAAAQREFADIIAVTPYDKPLPKGLIPPSLRPSYRPA; encoded by the coding sequence ATGATCACCGAAACGACAACGACCGTCGCCGACATCGCCCCGATCGTCGACGAGCTCTCGCCGCGATTCGTCCGACTCAGCGACGACATCTGGGCCGAGCCGGAACTGCGCTGGGAAGAACACGCGTCGATGGCCAAGCAGATCGCGGCCGCCGAAGAGTTCGGCGGCCGGATCACCCGGGCCGCGGGCGGCGTCCCGACCGCGTTCAGCGCCGAGTGGGGCGCCGGATCGCCGGTCATCGCGTTCCTCGGCGAGTACGACGCCCTCGCCGGGCTCAGCCAAGCGGCGGGTGCGACCGAACGCACCCCGGATCCGGACAGCGGCAGCGACGCGGGTCATGGCTGCCACCACAACCTCCTCGGCTCCGGATCGCTCCTGGCCGCCGTCGCCGCCGCTCGGCATCTCGAGACCGCCGGCCTGCCGGGGACGGTCCGCTACTACGGCTGCCCGGCTGAGGAGGGAGCAGCCGGGAAGACGTTCATGGTGGCCGCCGGCGCCTTCGACGACGTCGACGCGGCCGTGACGAACCATCCGATGCCCCTCGCCTCCGCTGCGCAGTGGAAGACCCTCGCGTACACGCAGGCGTACTTCCGGTTCCGGGGTCTGGCCGCTCATGCCGGCGCCAACCCCCAGCACGGCCGCAGCGCCCTGGACGCGGCCGAACTCATGAACGTCGGCGTGAACTTCCTGCGCGAGCACATGGACGACACCGATCGCATCCACTACGCCTTCGTCGACGCGGGCGGAACGTCGGCCAACGTCGTCCAGGCGACGGCCGAGCTCTACTACATCGTGCGCTCGCCCACGGTCGCGCGCATGCGCACGCTGTACGAACGGGTCAAGAAGGTCGCCCACGGCGCGGCGATGATGACGGAGACCGAGGTGGAGATCGAGTTCGACGGCGCCTGCGCCGAAGTGCTGCCCAACGCGACGCTGGAGAAGCACATGCAGGCGGTGTTCGAGGAGCTCGGCGGGGTCGACTTCGACGAAGCGGACCAGGCCTATGGACGGGTCCTGTCCGCCGGCCTCCCCGATGGGGCTGCCGAGGCGATGAAGCGCCAGCTCGGCATCCCCGCCGACAGCCCCGCGTACTTCGACGGGGTGCTGCCGCTGCCGCCGGCCGCCCTGCGCCCGCAGATGACGGGCTCGACCGACGTCGGCGACGTGAGCTGGGTCACCCCGACGGTGCAGATGGGAGCGGGGACCGCGATCGTCGGCACGCCAGGACACTCCTGGCAGATGGTCGCGCAGGGCAAGACCGCGGCCGCGCACAAGGGCATGATCCACGGGGCGAAGGTCATGGCGGCCACAGCGATCGATCTGTTCACCGACGCCGAGCTGCTGGCCGCGGCGCAGCGGGAGTTCGCGGACATCATCGCGGTCACGCCCTACGACAAGCCGCTGCCGAAAGGACTCATCCCGCCGTCGCTGCGCCCGTCGTACCGCCCGGCCTAG
- a CDS encoding DUF5058 family protein produces MSFVPIVLDPNSTDILAAANQPVLWLCAAGVFAVIAAQTIIYYRAARRAAPAVEMSATDVKRSFRSGAVAAIGPSMAVALIAVTLLSVFGTPGVLTRIGLIGSAAFEVGAAGIAAETQGVVLGGDGYTQQVFATVMLCIALAGSGWMLVTLIVTPLLKRGTDRLEAKQAATTGGAMAIIPTAALLGAFGTFGIQQLQKGLAVAIVAIASALVMLLCLWIAKAFRQDWLKEWALGISMIVAIGVGILVSNAGIQ; encoded by the coding sequence GTGTCCTTCGTCCCCATCGTCCTCGATCCGAACTCCACCGATATCCTGGCCGCGGCGAATCAGCCGGTTCTCTGGCTGTGCGCGGCAGGCGTCTTCGCCGTGATAGCCGCGCAGACGATCATCTACTACCGCGCTGCCAGACGCGCGGCCCCCGCCGTCGAGATGAGCGCGACCGATGTGAAGCGCTCGTTCCGCTCCGGCGCCGTGGCGGCGATCGGCCCTTCCATGGCTGTGGCGCTGATCGCCGTCACTCTGCTCAGCGTCTTCGGAACACCCGGAGTGCTCACCCGCATCGGCCTGATCGGCTCAGCCGCGTTCGAGGTGGGCGCGGCCGGAATCGCCGCCGAGACCCAGGGCGTCGTGCTCGGCGGCGACGGCTACACGCAGCAGGTCTTCGCGACGGTGATGCTCTGCATCGCCCTCGCGGGATCCGGGTGGATGCTCGTCACACTCATCGTGACGCCGCTGCTCAAGCGCGGCACCGACCGTCTGGAGGCGAAGCAGGCTGCAACCACCGGCGGCGCGATGGCGATCATCCCGACCGCCGCGCTGCTCGGCGCCTTCGGCACCTTCGGCATCCAGCAGCTGCAGAAGGGACTCGCGGTCGCCATCGTCGCCATCGCGAGCGCACTCGTCATGCTCCTCTGCCTCTGGATCGCCAAGGCCTTCCGCCAGGACTGGCTCAAGGAGTGGGCACTCGGCATATCGATGATCGTCGCGATCGGCGTCGGCATCCTCGTATCGAACGCAGGCATCCAATGA
- a CDS encoding peptide ABC transporter substrate-binding protein: MKRNRGALAGAALLTAGLIALAGCSSGGDPDPEGDSGAAADADAIITTNGTEPENPLIPTNTNEVGGGKILDNIFAGLVYYDAEGAPVNDMAEEIIVEDPQLIRVKLKEGQTFTDGEEVTADNFIKAWNEGAKLSNAHLSSYFFEDIEGFSWDADSELTGLEQVSDYEFTIALNKPAADFALRLGYSAYYPLPDVAFEDMAAFGESPIGNGPYMLADEEAWEHDVKIELVRNDDYQGGRKPANGGLTINFYATQDASYADLLGGNVDVIDEIAPVSLPTFQDDLGDRAVNQPSALFQSFTIGQFLPHFGGEEGILRRQAISMSFDRAQITEKIFFDSRTPASDFTSPVIDGWTDELEGKEVLEYNPEKAKELWAEADAISPWEGEFKIAYNSDGGHEEWVEAVTNSISNTLGIEASGEPYPTFAAIREKVNDGTITTAARSGWQADYPGLYNFLGPLYATNAGSNDGDYSNPEFDELLSSGISNTDVDAQVEDFSKAQEILLNDLPAIPLWYQNVTGGYGENVDNVTFGWNSVPIFHEITKAAE, from the coding sequence ATGAAGCGAAACAGAGGCGCCCTCGCAGGCGCGGCGCTGCTGACCGCAGGCTTGATCGCACTGGCCGGATGCTCGTCGGGCGGTGATCCGGATCCCGAAGGCGATTCCGGCGCCGCGGCCGACGCGGACGCGATCATCACGACGAACGGCACAGAACCCGAGAACCCGCTCATCCCGACCAACACCAACGAGGTCGGCGGCGGCAAGATCCTCGACAACATCTTCGCCGGCCTGGTCTACTACGACGCCGAGGGTGCGCCGGTCAACGACATGGCTGAGGAGATCATCGTCGAGGACCCGCAGCTCATCCGCGTCAAGCTCAAGGAGGGGCAGACCTTCACCGACGGGGAAGAGGTCACGGCCGACAACTTCATCAAGGCGTGGAACGAGGGCGCGAAGCTCTCCAACGCCCACCTCTCGAGCTACTTCTTCGAGGACATCGAAGGCTTCAGCTGGGACGCGGACTCGGAGCTGACGGGGCTTGAGCAGGTCAGCGACTACGAGTTCACGATCGCGCTGAACAAGCCGGCCGCGGACTTCGCGCTGCGCCTGGGCTACTCCGCCTACTACCCGCTCCCTGACGTGGCCTTCGAGGACATGGCGGCCTTCGGGGAGAGCCCGATCGGCAACGGACCGTACATGCTCGCGGACGAGGAGGCCTGGGAGCACGACGTCAAGATCGAGCTGGTCCGCAACGACGACTACCAGGGCGGTCGCAAGCCGGCCAACGGTGGTCTGACGATCAACTTCTACGCCACGCAGGATGCCTCGTACGCCGACCTGCTCGGCGGCAACGTCGATGTGATCGACGAGATCGCACCCGTGTCCCTGCCCACCTTCCAGGACGACCTCGGCGACCGTGCGGTGAACCAGCCGTCCGCGCTGTTCCAGTCGTTCACGATCGGACAGTTCCTGCCGCACTTCGGCGGCGAAGAGGGCATCCTGCGGCGTCAGGCCATCTCGATGTCCTTCGACCGCGCGCAGATCACGGAGAAGATCTTCTTCGACTCCCGAACGCCGGCATCCGACTTCACGTCCCCGGTCATCGACGGCTGGACCGACGAGCTCGAGGGCAAGGAGGTGCTCGAGTACAACCCGGAGAAGGCCAAGGAACTGTGGGCCGAGGCCGACGCCATCTCCCCGTGGGAGGGCGAGTTCAAGATCGCGTACAACTCCGACGGCGGCCACGAGGAGTGGGTCGAGGCCGTGACGAACTCGATCTCGAACACGCTCGGCATCGAGGCGTCCGGTGAGCCGTACCCGACCTTCGCCGCCATCCGCGAGAAGGTCAACGACGGAACGATCACGACCGCGGCCCGCTCCGGATGGCAGGCCGACTACCCGGGGCTGTACAACTTCCTCGGACCGCTGTACGCCACCAACGCCGGTTCCAACGACGGCGATTACAGCAACCCGGAGTTCGACGAGCTGCTGAGCTCGGGCATCAGCAACACCGATGTCGACGCTCAGGTCGAGGACTTCAGCAAGGCGCAGGAGATCCTGCTCAACGACCTGCCGGCGATCCCGCTCTGGTATCAGAACGTGACCGGTGGGTACGGAGAGAACGTCGACAACGTGACGTTCGGATGGAACTCCGTGCCGATCTTCCACGAGATCACGAAGGCCGCCGAGTAG
- a CDS encoding ABC transporter permease, whose protein sequence is MLTYIIRRLLQVIPVFFGATLLIYALVFAMPGDPILALFGDRTPNPALLAALHERYHLDEPFLVQYWYYITGVLQGDFGVTFSGRAVGEVLAETLPVTGRLAVMAIGIEFVLAIVIGTISALRKGRLFDNTSLVIALLAIAVPIFVLCFLAQYFLAIQWGWFRPTVGAQNDWGDLWLPAIVLGISLYPVSMRLMRGSVIETLGQDWVRSAYSKGLSRYRVLPVHVLRNSLLPVITNSATNFGVLLVGATVTEGIFNVPGVGNTLYQAAIRGEGPTVVSFVTVFVVLYVLVNLIVDLLYGLLDPRIRYV, encoded by the coding sequence ATGCTCACCTACATCATCCGGCGCCTCCTGCAGGTCATCCCCGTGTTCTTCGGCGCCACGCTTCTCATCTACGCACTCGTCTTCGCGATGCCGGGCGATCCGATCCTGGCTCTGTTCGGTGACAGGACACCGAATCCGGCGCTGCTGGCGGCGCTGCACGAGCGCTACCACCTGGACGAACCGTTCCTGGTGCAGTACTGGTACTACATCACCGGTGTGCTGCAGGGCGACTTCGGTGTCACGTTCTCCGGGAGGGCGGTCGGCGAAGTGCTCGCCGAGACTCTGCCCGTGACCGGGCGCCTGGCCGTCATGGCGATCGGCATCGAGTTCGTGCTCGCGATCGTCATCGGCACGATCTCGGCACTGCGCAAGGGCAGGCTGTTCGACAACACGTCGCTCGTGATCGCGCTGCTGGCCATCGCCGTGCCGATCTTCGTGCTCTGCTTCCTGGCGCAGTACTTCCTCGCCATCCAATGGGGTTGGTTCCGCCCCACCGTCGGGGCCCAGAACGACTGGGGGGATCTCTGGCTGCCCGCCATCGTCCTCGGCATAAGCCTCTATCCGGTGAGCATGCGCCTCATGCGCGGCTCCGTCATCGAGACGCTCGGCCAGGACTGGGTGCGCTCGGCCTACAGCAAGGGCCTGTCCCGCTACCGTGTGCTGCCCGTGCACGTGCTGCGCAACTCCCTCCTGCCCGTCATCACCAACTCGGCGACCAACTTCGGGGTCCTGCTGGTCGGTGCGACCGTGACCGAGGGCATCTTCAACGTTCCCGGCGTCGGCAACACGCTGTACCAGGCGGCGATCCGCGGAGAGGGGCCGACCGTCGTCTCCTTCGTCACGGTGTTCGTTGTGCTCTACGTGCTCGTGAACCTCATCGTCGACCTGCTCTACGGCCTACTCGACCCGAGGATCCGCTATGTCTGA
- a CDS encoding ABC transporter permease, which yields MSDSTSRTHYVAPVVTETIAVDAVRVAEKPSNLWRDAWRDLRRRPLFWFSIVLALIFIVMAAWPTLFTPVSPRQCSLDYSNEGPAPGHPLGYTFQGCDIYARIVWGARTSLSVGLLATLLSSTIGLIMGALAGFYGGWLDGLLSRIGDIFFAIPYILAAVVVMTVFSDYRSVWTLSLAIGGFAWAASARVLRAEVLRVRQSDFVMASRALGQSKFRTLLSHVLPNSIAPLLVVTTLGLATAIVAEATLSFLGVGLGGSIVSWGNDISKAQAALRVAPASLIYPSIALTLAVLAFVTLGELIRDALDPKARARR from the coding sequence ATGTCTGACTCCACCTCACGCACGCACTACGTCGCCCCGGTCGTGACCGAGACCATCGCGGTCGACGCGGTCAGAGTCGCCGAGAAGCCCAGCAACCTGTGGCGCGACGCCTGGCGCGATCTGCGGCGCCGTCCGCTGTTCTGGTTCTCCATCGTCCTCGCATTGATCTTCATCGTGATGGCGGCGTGGCCGACCCTGTTCACCCCTGTCTCGCCGCGGCAGTGCTCGCTCGACTACAGCAACGAAGGGCCCGCACCCGGGCACCCGCTCGGATACACGTTCCAGGGCTGCGACATCTACGCCAGGATCGTGTGGGGGGCGCGCACATCGCTGTCGGTCGGTCTGCTCGCGACGCTGCTCTCCTCCACCATCGGCCTCATCATGGGGGCGCTCGCCGGGTTCTACGGCGGCTGGCTGGACGGTCTGCTCTCGCGCATCGGCGACATCTTCTTCGCCATCCCGTATATCCTCGCGGCGGTCGTCGTGATGACCGTGTTCTCGGACTACCGATCGGTCTGGACGCTCTCGCTCGCGATCGGCGGATTCGCGTGGGCCGCCAGCGCCCGGGTGCTGCGCGCCGAGGTGCTGCGGGTCCGACAATCCGATTTCGTGATGGCTTCCCGAGCTCTGGGCCAGTCGAAGTTCCGCACACTGCTCAGCCACGTGCTGCCCAACTCGATCGCGCCGCTGCTGGTGGTCACGACCCTCGGCCTTGCGACCGCGATCGTGGCCGAGGCGACCCTGTCTTTCCTCGGCGTCGGCCTGGGCGGCTCGATCGTGTCGTGGGGCAATGACATCAGCAAGGCGCAGGCAGCGCTCCGCGTCGCACCGGCATCCCTCATCTATCCGTCGATCGCGCTCACGCTGGCCGTGCTCGCGTTCGTGACACTGGGCGAGCTGATCCGCGACGCCCTCGACCCGAAGGCGAGGGCACGCCGATGA